One window of Metopolophium dirhodum isolate CAU chromosome 3, ASM1992520v1, whole genome shotgun sequence genomic DNA carries:
- the LOC132940450 gene encoding chitinase-3-like protein 2, with protein sequence MALGHSEPQYELLNGKKKYVQPIIHSMVLIGLAVLVVFVVLLMFYVSWMKFEDTNDQNTPMDFVLFGPQKYTNSDIAAYRAHTFAIAAKSNYKTYWTAKDKIIPGKRIDKTYNLACYYSIPTDDTNKTLNPAQINATLCTHLIVAFAQVQNNSVYFKSSFDMQILRQVVKLRKKNPELKVLLSIMHFSNGSHSNEGFPGVVTNKDNLDKFVNNVVSVVREFYLDGIDIDWEFPSWPLLNLEEKYGFAKLLETLRYSLPDSLLTAAVAAPLNIIDNSYEIYALASFVDFINVMTYDYHSYQWYFPLTGPNSPLFSSRNESGYFQDLNINSSIQYWISKGMPKEKILLGMPTYGHSFKLINEANNGFGSPTSGPGIGKDGFVTFSDTCEFQSHQNASTVFDHDTRTPYSYHKNDWISFDNENSLAYKAEFAASLGLGGAMVFSLNTDDYSGSSLCSSSVFPLTSRIKIVLNDDYL encoded by the exons ATGGCTCTCGGACATTCAGAACCGCAGTATGAATTGTTAAACGGAAAAAA gaAATATGTTCAGCCAATCATACATTCCATGGTATTAATTGGATTAGCTGTTCTTGTGGTATTTGTAGTACTTCTGATGTTTTATGTATCTTGGATGAAATTTGAAGACACCAATGATCAAAATACACCTATGGACTTTGTGCTTTTTGGTCCCCAGAAATATACAA ATTCAGATATTGCTGCTTATCGTGCTCATACATTCGCTATTGCtgcaaaatcaaattataaaacatactgGACTGCTAAGGATAAAATTATTCCTGGCAAACGAAttgataaaacatataatttggCCTGTTATTATTCTATACCAACTGATGATACAAATAAAACTCTTAATCCTGCTCAAATTAACGCTACTTTATGTACTCATTTAATTGTAGCGTTTGCACAAGTTCAAAATAATAGTGTTTACTTCAAGAGCTCATTTGATATGCAG aTTTTAAGACAAGTAGTGaagttacgtaaaaaaaaccCAGAATTAAAAGTATTACTATCTATAATGCATTTCTCAAATGGTTCACATTCAAATGAAGGTTTTCCTGGCGTTGTTACAAATAAAGATAACTTAGAcaa attTGTCAATAATGTAGTATCAGTTGTCAGAGAATTTTACTTGGATGGTATTGATATAGACTGGGAATTTCCATCATGGCCTTTACTAAATTTAGAAGAAAAATATGGATTTGCTAAGTTACTAGAAACCTTGCGTTACAGTCTGCCTGACTCTCTTTTAACTGCAGCTGTTGCTGctccattaaatataattgataattctTATGAGATTTATGCTTTAGCAAG ttttgttgACTTTATAAATGTTATGACATATGATTATCATTCATACCAATGGTATTTCCCATTAACTGGGCCAAATTCACCTTTGTTTTCTTCGCGGAATGAATCTGGATACTTTcaggatttaaatattaattcttctATACAATATTGGATCTCAAAGGGTATGCCTAAAGAAAAGATTTTGCTTGGCATGCCTACATATGGACATTCTTTTAA ATTAATAAATGAAGCCAATAATGGTTTTGGGTCACCAACTTCTGGTCCTGGTATTGGCAAGGACGGTTTTGTAACTTTTTCAGATACATGCGAATTCCAATCACATCAAAATGCTTCCACTGTTTTTGACCATGACACCCGTACGCCATAttcatatcataaaaatgacTGGATATCTTTTGATAATGAAAATAGTTTAGCCTACAAAGCAGAATTTGCTGCATCTTTAGGTTTAGGAGGTGCCATGGTATTTTCTTTAAACACTGATGATTATAGTGGTTCAAGTTTATGTTCGTCGTCAGTATTTCCATTAACTTctagaataaaaattgtattaaatgatgactacttataa